In Labrus bergylta chromosome 5, fLabBer1.1, whole genome shotgun sequence, the genomic window TCACTCCTGTAAAAGGTAAACAGGTGTTCAAAATATGCATAGAGGACAATTCACATTGTTCTTTCCTTACCTGACGGAGCACAAAAGTATGAAGTATTTATAATTAAGCAAGTTACAGGAAAGTTTTACAGCGTTAACTGTTACCTGGGGGAAGGTGTTGAATTTGTTGCATAAACTCTTGACAGTGGCTTTTGGGGAAAGTGGAGGAATCAGCAGTTGGGAAGGAGAAGATGTTCTCCAACTGTGACAGCCTCTGCTCAGTTGAGTTCTTGGTCTTGCTTGGACTGAGCTCATTAAGACTCAGAGTATCCATCTTCTCCGCCAGCTCACCAGACGACTTTCTCAACTTTCTGTAAGAAATTATCATGACTGTCAAAACATGCCTGAATTTTAGatattattttcaaaatgacTTGGTAATTATAACATTTTCCTCATCCGTCCCGTGTGTGAATATGTGGAAAAGGTTTTGTTCAAAAGAGAAATCCTGACCTGACACTACATAGCGCATGTGCTTACTTGAGACAACTAGCTAAATGCCTGATTGTGCGATGGCGACTTGTGATGCCCAAGGACTGGGCGTGCAACATCGCTGTAGTTATGGGGTCCTGTTGTCCCATGGTCAAGGCCAGAAGAGAACTGAGTGTGGTGTAGATGGTGGGGTTGGGGAAGTGCTGAAGGGCCAACCAGGCTGATCGGAGCAGAGTCTGAACATCCTCCAGAGAAAGATTGTCtaaagggggaagaaaaaaaaaaaaacaggataaaaaGAAGGCTGATTGAAACTGTTAGAATGCACATCATATTTAAATTTGCTTTAATGCATGAagattttttacattattagtTTTAGCAGGCTATtgcacaataaaataaacatgatcatTGCAGACCAATGGTTTTTTCGTGTAAAGCCTCACCTGGTCTGGTGTCTGAATGAGACAGGTGAGTTTGTGGACCTTCTCTCAGGTGACCTCTGCTTTTCAGTTCAGACAAGTCGTCTCTTTCCAGATGACAACACATGTCCCGCCGCAAAACCTCAAAATCGATGTCTTCAGAGAGTCAAGCAAAGGGTTAACGATCAGACCATCATGCTGTTGCAGTGCACACTGAGAtcaatattatatttatatattttttttttttattctacaatGATTAAGTGTGTAGTCAccaataaatcaaatgtttcaatATGTTAGAAAAGGATAGTATGAATTATATTCACTCATTATATTAGAAGCTGTTCAACTATTACATGACTTTTTATAACTAATGGGAGGTTTGCACATTTCTACAAAATACTCACCAATATCTTTACTTGAAGCAGGACTATCTTCAGTGTCTGATGTCCTAAGCTGCTCAATGCTCATGTCCAGGACTTCTGTAGATTCCTCATCGATGGTCCTCATTGTGTCCGGCTCTTCCATTGAATCTGCCTCCGCCCTGGACAGCACCCGTCTGGTTCTTCCTCTTCTCGTTGGGGCAGACTGGCAAAGTGAAGCCCCGTCATCTTCAGAGGAGGTGGCCCGAGCTACTGCAGAGCTCTTCTTCCCCTTTGCCTGCCTCTTGAGTTGGACCTTCTCCGCAGGAGGATCTGAAGATGTTTTACTGCTTTGGGTGGCTCTTCTTGCTGTGGTTCGCTTCTTAGGGATATCAGTTTCTTTGGGTTCTGCCTGGttatttgtttctgtgtcaCTTTCGTCACTAAACTCTATCTGTAattacagaaaaagagagattttttttaaaaaatttttttaacaaaaacactAAAGCAATtcgtttttaaataaaatgatatttttctCTGATAAAACACTCACCTTGTAGCGTGATTTCTTTGTGCGTCTGGGGGCAGCAGGGACAGGTTGGGCCTTGTCTTGAACCGGTGACAACTCTTTATAGACTTGAAACTGCAGCTTTGGGGCAGTCCTTGGTGCTTTCTGCACTGAAGCAGGGGCTTTCAGTCTttgaacaggagtacaggccaAAGTTGGAACCACCGTGTTAAAGTCAAAAGAGCCAAGGTTCCTAGAGGACTTTGACTTGACTGTTACAGGTGTCATGGGAACCAGTCCCTTTCCTTTGGTAGAGGAGCTTGTCACTTGAGTCTTGGGCTTGACAACTTTGACCTTCTTTGCgtcctttgttttttcaggCATGTCTTGGGTTTTAAGAGTCTCTTTAGGCTTCTTAATGCAGGATGAGTTAGGCACTGTTTTCTGTTCCGATTTTAGCTCTTCATCCATTTTTGGTGCATTCCAAGTCCAAACATTTGAGAAAAGCTCCTCTGGGGTGCAGTCCTTCTTGGCAGCAAAGGTAACCAATGAAACTAGAGCCTTCGCCGCCACTAGTCCTGCTTTGACAGGTCTAAGGTCAGGACAGGGCTTGGAATCAACAAATGCTAAACCAGCCTCCAGTATTTTCCATATACCACTGACCTTGTTAAGCCCTGGTTCCAGCCAAGACAGGGCCATGCGCAGGTACACACGGCCCACTACGTCCTGCATCAGGGAGGGTCTATAGAGGCATTTGGCAGGACTACTAGCTGGGTAAAGTTTAGACAATTTTTCCCCAAGTTTAGTAGAAACACTCTGACAGCGGGCTAATGTTGCCCATTGAAGTTTCAAACTGACACGGGCTTCATTTGGATCCATTTTCAGAACTAGATCTGCCTGTATAGCTGCCCACCGAGCAGTAACACGTCCCAGGCTTGGCTCAGAGCAGCAATGACACTGGCAGTCAGAGTCATGGTCCAGGGAGGAGAGCCAGCGGCGAGGCTGAGTTTTGAGAGGCGGGGAGTTGGCCAGATCCCTCACTATCGGTTCCTTGGAAATCCATCTAGTGCTCAGGATTCCCTTATCTTCATCATCCTCTAAATTGGGAAGGGAAGACTCGGCTTTCTTCCTTGGGCGACCTTTCCGAGGTTTGATTTTCACCTCTGACTTCTGTACCTGATCAGAAAAGTCTGAGGAATAGAGGAAAAGTCAGTTGAGTAGCCTAATAAAACAATTGAAAACAGTGGAATACAACCACATATTGTAAAccaagtgtttgtatttgaaacacaatGAACAACATTAAATCAGTACAATTCTGTACAATCAACAGACCTGTGCAAAGCTCTATAAGGTTTCTGACTTTGTCTAAATCAATTccactttcttcttcctccccctgCATCAGCTCCAACTCAGCTTTCATCACAAGCAGCTCAGCACATCTAGAAAtggcacaaacaaaaaaaaagttatgataAGATAAGCAAATAATGAATCGGGAgataagtaaaaataaatgtaggaTTTGTTAGAGGGGAGGGGAGTGGACTACGGCTGCAAACATCATAATCACGAgtattttgattgatattgagatcacGATGACCCATTGATTTGACAACATGCGCAACCCATGAATTTATGGAATTTAAACACCTTTAAGACTTTCACATTGGGAACACTTTGAAACACGAgtaatgaatgaaataaaaaagtgaaattaattaaaatgtttaaaaataatcatatttgatcacaataaaatgtaaataaatgaactatgttttaGAGGTAGTGGTGATGTACTCATGTGGCCAAAATATAAAACTTTcaccacacacaacaaaactaGCACCATCCAGCAGAGAAATATTTTAATCTGGaatatcttgttttcatgatcgtaAGAAGCCAAAATCGTTACTGAAACTCAGCTGATGTACTCACTGGCTAAGTGCTTGGAGCTTGATGGCAAGTTTGAGAGCTTCCAGGCATTGCAGCCTCGCATCATTGATGGCCCCACAGCTGCTCCTCACAGCCACCATCTTCATGGAGCATTTTAACAGCTCTGAGAGCAGCTGCCACTTCAGCACCAGGTTATCTCCTGCTCACAAACCAAAGGAGATGGGGTTTACATTACACACAGCCCTAAAATAATCATCTATAAACTCTTGAATactttcattttgttgtcaGTACAAGTGTTGAACAAACGCACCTTGGTCAATAAAGCGCATGTCTGCGTTGCCGCTGTTTGTCCCGTAAAGGCCTTTCCCCACTAAAGTGACCAGCAGACTGCAGAGAAGCTTCAGACTCTCGTACAAGGCAGTGTCTGGGCCGTTTATACCTAGTAAAAAGAACATAGTTATGACTCCAAACCTCACTTCTACAATCTCAAAATGCAAAATCAAGAAGGAAATCCTGTAGAAAATGCTTTGGCTAACCAGGCTGAGTGATGAGACTTCTCTGGGCTTGTGGCAGTGCAGTCGTGTCCAAACTAAGATAGGAGCTGCAGGTCTGGAGCACTCGAGCCCGCAGCAGGTACCAACTCTTTGACTGCCTCTGCTCATTCACTTCTTTAAGCACCTTACACAGATAAGGCACCCCAAGGTCAACCTGTTGTGTGGTGAGAAATGACAAATTTTGTTATAGAATTTCCACtttaagcaaaaaataaaaatacaatccAATAAATATGCTGTTATAAGCTGAGTTTCCTGCCTGTCCTGTGATGTAGCAGTATTGAGCTTTCAACAGAACGGTCAGCATAGACAGAGAAGAGGGTCCATCAGCAGTGGAGTCCGAGTTAAGGAAGGTTTCTGCTTGCTCAAGCTGTGCCTAAAGAAACGAcacaaagatttaaaataaatcctttactACACGTGAGCGGTGGTAAGTCTGCTAGAAATAATTATAACAGAATTGCATTACCAAAGCCAGTTCAGGGGTTCCCATATCTAAAAGAATACTGGCAGATTGACAGAGGGAGCTGGCACATCCATGGGCATCAGCAAGTTGTCGGGAAAGTCCAATAGTCAGTTGGTAGGCTTCCAATGCCTTCAGAGGCTACACAAGAGACAGAGGAGGtttaatgaaaacaatgtcTTCACCAAACCCGTAATATATACACAACACTAACCAGCTTCTGTGTATGTTACCTTTCCCATGAGCTTGAAAAGAGTCGCAGTCAAAGCAATGGAGCTGCAGGTCTGCTTGGGGTTTCTGACAGAAGGAAGGACTTCACTCTGCAGAAGTGTTGACCATTCATCCAGGGCTCTTTCCAAAGGCTTGCACAACTCTTTAAGGACAAGAAAACAATGTCTAACAGTATCTCTAACAGTGTCAACAGACATTAAGGGACAACATCTCTTCTTAATCAACCAACAAACTTTACTCTTGGTTCTGATCCTCATAAGCAAGAAGCTATTCTTCCTGCGGCCTGCAGTTTAGATAGCAAtgtacacattcacaaacatttaacacaacacacaaacattacacaACATGCAACTCAtttacaactgaaaaaaaaaaaaaaaaaaaatctacaaaaactCAAGAAACAGACGTCACAAAGGCTCCAATGAAATCTAGAATATCTAAAGGATAAAAGATGTTAGCATTATAAGCATTTCCCTCTATGTTACTGAACTTTGAGCTGATGTGGTTTTTTGATTTgggtaaaacaaaacaacctctAAAAGCATGACTCATTGGATAATGGTGAGTATCTGTACGAACGCATATGTTTTTATCTACATTTAAAAGTAGTCTTAGTGTTGAACAACACAACGATACaatgcatcatcatcatatcaCACGTTTCTAAAGttcaaacaatatatatatatataaaaaaaaaaaggagattcCTACTGTTCTCTGCAGCCAGGTTGAAATGCAGGCCTTCATAGACCATGAagctttcttgtgttttctgcttGTCCTCATAATCGAAGTCATTGGTTCCTATGGGATTGGCTGCACATCGGATCTGCTCACGCAACTCCCGctgttttttgtctctctcgATTGCCTGCAAAGAACACATGCATCAATAATCACAAGAAATGTGGTCAGTGCACGGAATGGATACTAAATCCCAGATAGTTGATTTGAAGTTAAACAGTCATTAATTATTACTGTAGCTGTTCATAAAACATGAATACTACATGTTGAATACATgctgtcatttattttcttgaattatgatacaacattttctaaaaatgtgttatttcgTTACATTAAGATGAATAAACTACACAATACGTCCATTATGTACCGACAGGTTGAACAAAGCTCACCTCCTGGAGATTCTTCTCAAGGGTGCAGATAAAGAGCCAAAGTGAAGCATGGGCTCTGTCATCCTTCAGTCTATCAGACTTCTCTGGAGTCTCTGGTTCTTCTTCCAGGAGTCGCAAAGCCTCATGGGTAAAATCAACTGCTGAGCTGTGTAGTCAAATCAATGAATATCAACACTCAAAACAGTTAATTGCTGCACAGTCTGGCTTAGCAGGAatgaatatttgatttgttgtgttttacacTTAGAACtctaaacacaacatttgaatCTCGTACAAATCAGCAGATTTGTATCTACAAATGAAAAAcgcttaaaaagaaaagaaaactcaaatcTCCTACCAGTCAGTCTGCTCACTGAAATCCTGGTAACACACAACTTGGGCCATTTCACAGAGGTACACGGCACGTAGGTGAGTGTGAGAGCTCTCCTCGTGGCAGATGTCCAACAGATCACACAGAGTGTTGTAACGTTCCTGAGATGTGTCTCCTGCTACCTCCTTATAGGCACGCAGCTCCTCCTCCAAGAGGCAAAGCATTATTCGCTCATCAGGGACATCAGGACAAAAACCGTCATGTAAAGTCCTGTTTTGGGATGGGACAAAACAACTTTAAGAATAATCTTTTCCATTATTATCCCATTAATTAACTTTGATTCataactttatacttttttttaacaataacaacaaagaaGTTAATTATGTCTGTACCTGAGACGGATGTCTTCCTCAGAATTTCGGGCTGCGTCAGTCTTTGTTTTCACCCACAGAGAGACCGGTTCAGACATATGAGTAGTGATTTTGTCCCCCAGAGTCTTCAGCCACATGATCACCCAGTCCAGTGCTCGAGCCAGATGTCCGGCCCGCCGAGACGTCTGCACGGCCAGCATGAAGAGTCTGCTCAGCTAAATGATGAAATGACATGATAACGATATAAATGACTAAAAAGATTCATGTACAACTGATTCTTCAGGGATCAATTGAGAATGTAGCTCATCTAAAACCAAAACCCCAATTACAACCATAAGGTAATCCTGTGTCTGCAAAGCAAAGTCATTTCGAACAGATAAGatagaaaatgtgtattttgtcaAACAGGGACAATGTTAGACGTattcaaacaaaacacttaaatcGCTTACTCTGTCCACAGAAAGCGAGGCGGGGACATTCTTGGATAAATCTCTGCAGAGGATCTCAACCAGCGTGAAGCCCTGGTTGTAGAGACGCCGGTTGTACAATCCACAAGCCAAGTTGCTGACTGCGACCACTAGACGGAagattaaataaacacattgacACTTGATATTATTATAATTGATATACATTAACATTAGAATTTACATGAAAGCTAAGCTACCAAGTTACCTGCTTTGACAAGAAGGTTTTCACTGGGCAATTTTCGAAGTTCTGTCATCATTAGTCCAACAGTAGCTTGGCAGTACAGCAGCACTCTTTCCAGCGTGTCACCGTCCTCCAGCTGTAAACAAGAAATCACATTCCACACTAAATCCTAAACCAAGTACTTTAAGAACTCTGAAAACAAGTTGTTACTGTGTGAATCATCTGCCAACTTGACGTTACAGAAGATCAGCCTCACCTGTGATGCGAGCATGCTCTCATAAGCGAAAACAAACCCCTGGTAAATACTGAAGCAAAGAGCCTGTTGAAGtctgctgctctctgcctgGCATTTCccatcctgtaaaaaaaaaaagaagaaaagaacgaAAACAGGCTTAGTAACCTGTACAACTCTGACTTTAAAGAATGACACATGGACAGATATTCTGAACTATTCTCCTGGTCAGTAATTACTCTCACCTTCTTTAACATCTTCAATATGAGTTCTTGGTACTCCTCAAGAAATGAAAACCAAGCCAGAAGCAAAGGCCCACTTAACCCCTTAGAGTCGCCACTTTCCACAGCCCACATGACCAGTCCGCATCCCTCCTGAAGTGCATGGGCTTCTTGGTCCCCCAGGTCAGATGAAAGACACCTCAAGGCTCTTGCACATTCTTTCAAAGCCTGGCCGCTCTCTCCACCAGCCTTCGTCGTTGAATGAATTTTCAGTGCCCATTTCCCAAGCACCACAGCTGTACATTGACAGTCAACATGGTCTTTGATCTTGCTCTCAATTTCATTCATGAAGGTGGAGGCCAGATCATGGTGTCCGGCCTTACAAAGCATCTTAACTATAACCAGCACCATTTCAGAAAGCACATATAAACATGATCGCTTAGTAGAGTGCTTGAGCCCATTCCCCTCAAAGTCTTGAGTACTGGTCCAGCAGTTGTTGAAAAGTGCGTGCACTTCCTGCAGAAGGAAAGAAGCATCTTCCTTTGTTATCACTCCACAACTGGTCTCAAATTCATTGATGGCATCCTCTGCGTAAATAGGAGCTTTTGAGATAGAGGTAGTTGCATTTTCTGTGTCCAACAGCAGGAGGAAGCCCAGGGCTTGTATGTGGCAGTGGAGTTGGTCTCGAGGATTcaatattttcttgtctttggaGGCAGAGAGTCCGTTCCAGAGCACGGAGAAGCAGCTTCGCACGAGGACGCAGTAGTCCTCAGCCTATGAACCATACAAGAGGCTTCTTTGTTAGTGCCAAAgctaaagataaagaaaaatcacattttactgAATTCTGTTGAAAAGAAGACGATACACACCTGTTGGGCTGGGACTGTAAGCCTGTTGTAAAGTAACCCAGCTACATGGCTGCATAAACTATGAGGTCCTTGGGAGCTTAAATTCTTGACAATATGGAAAATGATCTTTTCCATGTACAGAGGACTGCTCTGGGCAACAACTGCTGCAGAAATATCATAGCCTTGAAGGGAGAGCTCCACCAGCTGTACCAACTGACTCACATGGTCATAGTCAGGGGACCCAGCTCCAAGGTGATGGTTACAGGCTCTGATGACCCTGTCACACAGTGTGCGGCCCTGAATGCCTGGATTACTCTTAATGAACTCCTGCAAAATGTAACAATATgaaaattaagaaaacatgtCAGATTCAGTGTCTCTTCTCATACGTCACTGTAATAtagtttatatataaaacacacCAAACATACCAAATCTAAATACAGAAAATAGAACTCTCGGTTTGTTTAAAATCCCGTTTTTGAAGTTCCACATTTAACCATGTCCTCTGGTGAAACTATAAACTCTCAAAACGTTTAAAGGTATAAACGTGATTTATGTTACTAAAGATACTAACCTGCAGTTCACGAAATAAAAGCTCCGTCTCTTTCACAGAGGCAGTCCGTTTGATGTATTCTTCCGCTTTCAAACACTTCATGTTGACAACTGTAACAAAATCAAACCAAGTCGTGTTACTTTGACACTGAAAGTTAAAAGTTTAGCTAACGTTAGCGACATTAACCACAACATGACGTAGCAACGTTAACGTTTCATAACCCAGAGACTGACCTGTGACTTACTCTCAGAGGAAAGCTCCGTAGCAACACTTTTATTCAGAAAAGATAAAAAGCAGATTCGTTGTTCAGAATATCATATTTAAGCAGCTTTTCGGCCGCTGCTAAACTTGTGTTGTGAAGTAAAAGATTCAAATCTTCACCAACCATCGACTCTGCGCCGCCGCGCACTGCATTTGAAAGGTGTTTGCTAACCAATCAGATTGCTCTTCCGGTTTAACCGGAAAAATAGGGACTTGTGGGTATTGTAGTTTTTATTGTCATCCCTGAACCACTATGTAGACAGAAGTGAGGCTTAGCTAGATGGACAGCTATATTGATTGGAGGTTTGAGTCATCTTAATCCATCACACAGGGGCGTGGGTTTAGCTCAGTGGTCAGAGCGTgaaccccatgtacagaggtcaTGGGCTTCTAACCTGatcttggccctttgctgcatgtcatcccacacTCTCATCCCACATTTCCTCACTCGTCAGCTTTCCAATCCAATAAAGCAAACTCCACAATCAGCTAGATCATCTGAGTGTATAGAGTCTGATGGAGCGGAGCAATTTTTATTATAGGCTTATATTACACaataaatgtatacattattTACCAAAGTGCAGGTCAAGGACCaacaaataataacaataataaatcaacaaataatgCTTACAATGCTTTTCATTTCCAGTCCCCATTAACCATGACAGGGCTTAAACAGTTTTTTCAAAGAAGCATTGGGAAAACTTTCAGAATAAGAAGTGCAGAGCTAATAGAGAAGtgacccccccgcccccctccacCAAAAGATGTTTCATTGCTCTTATGTCAGATCAGTCTTCCAAGGGCTCATTGAGTGAgtaaacaaatgtacaaagtgtgaataaataaaacatttaagagaaagtgtttttttttccagagattTTATTATCATCTTTTTGATTAATATTGCACTTTTCAGAGAGATGGTTTACGCAGTGTTTTAAGAAAAGGACATTCATGTCTACTAAGGAGCTAATCCCCTCTTCTTAATGATGTGTTCCATTGCAGCTCTTTCAGTGGTGTCCAGATTGATCTTGTATTTAGCCAGGATTTTCAGGATGGGTCTCAACTTTAGCCACCACTGTATCTTTGGAATACGGTGTCTGTGGAGTACAAAAAAATGCCAgtgcacaaagaaaaaaaatacaacaacaaaacaattgtGCCAGGTAACCAAGCAATATAAGTGAGATATTTCAAATCCAAGTTGGGTTAAGTTCTTTTGACCACAAGGGATCAGACGACTTCAAATCAAACCCACAAGAAG contains:
- the espl1 gene encoding separin gives rise to the protein MKCLKAEEYIKRTASVKETELLFRELQEFIKSNPGIQGRTLCDRVIRACNHHLGAGSPDYDHVSQLVQLVELSLQGYDISAAVVAQSSPLYMEKIIFHIVKNLSSQGPHSLCSHVAGLLYNRLTVPAQQAEDYCVLVRSCFSVLWNGLSASKDKKILNPRDQLHCHIQALGFLLLLDTENATTSISKAPIYAEDAINEFETSCGVITKEDASFLLQEVHALFNNCWTSTQDFEGNGLKHSTKRSCLYVLSEMVLVIVKMLCKAGHHDLASTFMNEIESKIKDHVDCQCTAVVLGKWALKIHSTTKAGGESGQALKECARALRCLSSDLGDQEAHALQEGCGLVMWAVESGDSKGLSGPLLLAWFSFLEEYQELILKMLKKDGKCQAESSRLQQALCFSIYQGFVFAYESMLASQLEDGDTLERVLLYCQATVGLMMTELRKLPSENLLVKAVVAVSNLACGLYNRRLYNQGFTLVEILCRDLSKNVPASLSVDRLSRLFMLAVQTSRRAGHLARALDWVIMWLKTLGDKITTHMSEPVSLWVKTKTDAARNSEEDIRLRTLHDGFCPDVPDERIMLCLLEEELRAYKEVAGDTSQERYNTLCDLLDICHEESSHTHLRAVYLCEMAQVVCYQDFSEQTDCSAVDFTHEALRLLEEEPETPEKSDRLKDDRAHASLWLFICTLEKNLQEAIERDKKQRELREQIRCAANPIGTNDFDYEDKQKTQESFMVYEGLHFNLAAENKLCKPLERALDEWSTLLQSEVLPSVRNPKQTCSSIALTATLFKLMGKPLKALEAYQLTIGLSRQLADAHGCASSLCQSASILLDMGTPELALAQLEQAETFLNSDSTADGPSSLSMLTVLLKAQYCYITGQVDLGVPYLCKVLKEVNEQRQSKSWYLLRARVLQTCSSYLSLDTTALPQAQRSLITQPGINGPDTALYESLKLLCSLLVTLVGKGLYGTNSGNADMRFIDQGDNLVLKWQLLSELLKCSMKMVAVRSSCGAINDARLQCLEALKLAIKLQALSQCAELLVMKAELELMQGEEEESGIDLDKVRNLIELCTDFSDQVQKSEVKIKPRKGRPRKKAESSLPNLEDDEDKGILSTRWISKEPIVRDLANSPPLKTQPRRWLSSLDHDSDCQCHCCSEPSLGRVTARWAAIQADLVLKMDPNEARVSLKLQWATLARCQSVSTKLGEKLSKLYPASSPAKCLYRPSLMQDVVGRVYLRMALSWLEPGLNKVSGIWKILEAGLAFVDSKPCPDLRPVKAGLVAAKALVSLVTFAAKKDCTPEELFSNVWTWNAPKMDEELKSEQKTVPNSSCIKKPKETLKTQDMPEKTKDAKKVKVVKPKTQVTSSSTKGKGLVPMTPVTVKSKSSRNLGSFDFNTVVPTLACTPVQRLKAPASVQKAPRTAPKLQFQVYKELSPVQDKAQPVPAAPRRTKKSRYKIEFSDESDTETNNQAEPKETDIPKKRTTARRATQSSKTSSDPPAEKVQLKRQAKGKKSSAVARATSSEDDGASLCQSAPTRRGRTRRVLSRAEADSMEEPDTMRTIDEESTEVLDMSIEQLRTSDTEDSPASSKDIDIDFEVLRRDMCCHLERDDLSELKSRGHLREGPQTHLSHSDTRPDNLSLEDVQTLLRSAWLALQHFPNPTIYTTLSSLLALTMGQQDPITTAMLHAQSLGITSRHRTIRHLASCLKKLRKSSGELAEKMDTLSLNELSPSKTKNSTEQRLSQLENIFSFPTADSSTFPKSHCQEFMQQIQHLPPGVTVCVMSVLGIKAGEMGDSIMLSRLEKGSAPVTVHIPTSKQQHSISWLVQEIDSIQVEQKAVSCVSEKAKWWEGRRALDSRVERLLKEMEGLLGCWKSFLLPLSSDPELSKQARHLHKSLSARGVTASEEMLKAVLSASPVLSEDDLKQFSLGVSPQLDMEGDQLLHTSVSQLVDREEPKGHVVLILDKYLQKLPWESISVLRSCSVSRMPSLHSLIGLIIHKEADSKSILKDGVDTRQVFYVLDPDANLGNSQDRFKEWFSSKLDWEGVCGVAPDSGRLEEAVATKDLYIFVGHGAGARFLDSQAVLKRQMRAAALLFGCSSAALAVRGDQEGQGIILNYLIAGCPFVLGNLWDVTDRDIDRFTKALLESWFSAGSGAPLLVHMGPSRQATHLKHLIGAAPVVYGLPVHLQ